One region of Paucibacter aquatile genomic DNA includes:
- a CDS encoding amidohydrolase, with protein MRPVDLPRALVLSALAFSLNLQAAAPLPADTIYLHGDVVTMNDGQPSAQALAVRAGRIQAVGSEAEVRALQGAKTRVVDLKGQALLPGFVDAHGHVSLTGLQAVSANLLPPPDGKGSSVAAIQGLLRDYAKGPVARSHKIILGFGYDEAQLKERRAPTRQELDAVSKDLPVIIIHQSGHLGVLNSKALQLAGLNAETKDPEGGHIQREADGKTPNGVLEETAWFSAGMGLVQPSPQDYAAMLLEGQKLYAKFGFTTGQDGRSDEASNKTWVALSQGGKMLIDLVSYPDITLPFTAGLMDQPGGFWGREYKGGFRIGGVKLSLDGSPQGKTAFLTHPYHHPPAGKADDYRGYPALSDEATQQAVDQAYAKGWQLLVHTNGDAASDQMLRAVDAATAKYGAADRRTVMIHAQTVREDQLDAMKRLAVTPSFFGMHAYYWGDWHRDETLGPVRGDRISPAQSALRRQMIFTQHHDAPVAFPDAIAILDAVVNRRTRSGDILGPDQRLPVEVALKSITLWAAWQHFEEASKGSLEVGKLADLVVLSKNPLTVPPAQLRSIQVRETIKAGRSIYRAPAAR; from the coding sequence ATGCGTCCTGTCGATCTTCCGCGTGCTCTGGTCTTGAGCGCTTTGGCCTTCAGCCTGAATCTGCAGGCCGCAGCGCCGCTGCCGGCCGACACCATCTACCTGCACGGTGATGTGGTCACCATGAATGATGGCCAGCCCAGCGCCCAGGCCCTGGCCGTGCGTGCCGGCCGCATCCAGGCGGTGGGCAGCGAGGCCGAGGTGCGCGCCCTGCAAGGCGCCAAGACCCGGGTGGTGGACCTCAAGGGTCAGGCCTTGCTGCCGGGCTTTGTCGACGCCCATGGCCATGTCTCGCTGACGGGATTGCAGGCCGTGTCGGCCAATCTGCTGCCGCCGCCCGATGGCAAGGGCAGCAGCGTGGCCGCCATTCAGGGCCTGCTGCGCGATTACGCCAAGGGCCCGGTGGCGCGCAGTCACAAGATCATTCTTGGCTTCGGCTATGACGAGGCGCAGTTGAAAGAGCGCCGGGCGCCCACCCGCCAGGAGCTGGACGCGGTGTCCAAAGACTTGCCCGTGATCATCATTCATCAGAGCGGGCATCTGGGCGTACTCAACAGCAAGGCTTTGCAGCTGGCCGGCCTGAACGCGGAAACCAAGGACCCCGAAGGTGGCCACATCCAGCGCGAGGCCGATGGCAAGACGCCCAACGGCGTGCTGGAAGAAACCGCCTGGTTCAGTGCCGGCATGGGCCTGGTCCAGCCCTCGCCGCAGGACTATGCCGCCATGCTGCTGGAGGGCCAGAAGCTGTACGCCAAGTTCGGCTTCACCACCGGCCAGGACGGCCGCTCGGACGAGGCCAGCAACAAGACCTGGGTGGCGCTGTCGCAAGGCGGCAAGATGCTGATCGACCTGGTCTCCTACCCCGACATCACCTTGCCCTTCACTGCGGGCCTGATGGACCAGCCGGGCGGCTTTTGGGGCCGCGAGTACAAAGGCGGTTTCCGCATCGGCGGCGTCAAGCTGAGCCTCGATGGCTCGCCGCAGGGCAAGACGGCCTTCCTGACCCACCCTTATCACCACCCGCCGGCTGGCAAGGCCGACGACTACCGCGGCTACCCCGCGCTCAGCGATGAGGCCACCCAGCAGGCGGTGGATCAAGCCTATGCCAAGGGCTGGCAGCTGCTGGTGCACACCAATGGCGATGCGGCGTCCGACCAGATGCTGCGCGCCGTCGACGCAGCCACGGCCAAGTACGGCGCGGCCGACCGGCGCACGGTGATGATCCATGCCCAGACCGTGCGCGAGGACCAGCTGGACGCCATGAAGCGCCTGGCCGTGACGCCGAGTTTCTTCGGCATGCATGCCTACTACTGGGGCGATTGGCACCGCGACGAAACCCTGGGCCCGGTGCGCGGCGACCGCATCTCGCCGGCGCAATCGGCGCTGCGCCGCCAGATGATCTTCACCCAGCATCACGACGCGCCGGTGGCCTTCCCTGACGCCATCGCCATCCTCGACGCGGTGGTCAACCGCCGCACCCGCAGCGGCGACATCCTCGGCCCCGATCAGCGCCTGCCGGTCGAGGTGGCGCTCAAGTCCATCACCTTGTGGGCCGCCTGGCAGCATTTCGAGGAGGCGAGCAAGGGCTCGCTGGAGGTGGGCAAGCTGGCCGATCTGGTGGTGCTGTCCAAGAACCCGCTGACCGTGCCGCCGGCCCAGCTGCGCAGCATCCAGGTGCGCGAGACCATCAAGGCCGGCCGCAGCATCTACCGCGCGCCGGCGGCCCGCTGA
- a CDS encoding YCF48-related protein has protein sequence MVKPSRMAERVTRWALAPGLALVLTACGGGGSSEPPAPPPVPPTPVPETLSITAPTVGDIAEPTAFGNSAATVSKLSYSWDFGDGTAVSTEAAPKHQFAKPGDYEVKLRVSNEAGQFKEVKTTISVNNQAAVRGLECTGAQETGWCWQAPRPTGHVYKSVTFANATTGWRVGAYGEIFKTVDAGKSWTRQPSGVNVDLYEVVFADDKTGWVRGANSTLLSTTDGGSSWKPAVAPWQGDTDVQRLSVLPKGGLLYSDYNINHLSTDAGKSWTSGNAYGLVSTGGEAFLSINSDTVSRYSNLKAAPVAVLQLKDVDGSSLNGYNSSINVVGEKTVLVHARDWGRYDYTTYRYVYRSGLWRSDDAGQTWTRQAATGLESSTDSLQVRALDASATKLIAQSGLRLFRSEDGGASWAAATPGTLYSLRNLTVVGSKVYAMMAGVPMVSEDLGRNWKSLSLPASLKNIGLYNSTELRLVGAALMLIDAQLGSYISLDEGVTWEVLRPGDSSSSGSPHSVAFRDAKNGAMVNVRGELYLSADGGKTWKLKRNDLAANFNPYAYGRLQFTSAKTGYLLSLDRRLYKTTDAGETWSSSLGSTLWSIMAFTDDSKGWTRSDDGKFWITRDGSNSFAPMASPSFAPNDVRVEGESALIAVGASGGIAQSSDGGKTWSQRYTGIGESLYKIYTLDAKTYWAIGAAGTVLRSDDAGVSWTKQLVPVPSQAGLLDIQFLDAKNGWIVGEQGTILVTRDGGKTWTPQASGTRKSLFSVQILDIRTGWIVGAEGTLLATGSGGN, from the coding sequence ATGGTGAAACCATCTCGCATGGCCGAGCGCGTGACGCGCTGGGCTTTGGCGCCGGGCCTGGCGCTGGTGCTGACCGCCTGCGGTGGCGGTGGCAGTTCGGAACCCCCGGCGCCCCCGCCGGTGCCACCCACGCCGGTGCCCGAGACCTTGAGCATCACCGCCCCCACGGTCGGGGACATCGCCGAGCCCACCGCCTTCGGCAACAGCGCCGCCACAGTCAGCAAGCTTTCCTACAGCTGGGACTTCGGCGACGGCACGGCCGTCAGCACCGAGGCCGCGCCCAAGCACCAGTTTGCCAAGCCGGGCGACTATGAAGTGAAGCTGCGCGTCAGCAACGAGGCCGGCCAGTTCAAGGAAGTCAAGACCACCATCTCGGTCAACAACCAGGCGGCCGTGCGCGGCCTGGAGTGCACGGGCGCCCAGGAAACCGGCTGGTGCTGGCAGGCGCCGCGGCCGACCGGCCACGTGTACAAGTCGGTCACGTTCGCCAACGCCACCACCGGCTGGCGCGTGGGCGCATATGGCGAGATCTTCAAGACGGTCGATGCCGGCAAGAGCTGGACTCGCCAGCCCAGCGGCGTCAATGTCGATCTGTACGAAGTCGTGTTTGCCGATGACAAGACCGGCTGGGTCCGCGGGGCCAACAGCACCTTGCTGAGCACCACGGATGGCGGCAGCAGCTGGAAGCCTGCCGTGGCCCCATGGCAAGGTGACACTGATGTGCAGAGGCTTTCGGTTCTGCCCAAGGGCGGCTTGCTGTACAGCGACTACAACATCAACCACCTGAGCACCGACGCCGGCAAGAGCTGGACGTCCGGCAACGCCTACGGATTGGTGAGCACCGGTGGCGAAGCTTTCCTGAGCATCAACTCGGACACGGTGTCCCGCTACAGCAACCTCAAGGCCGCGCCGGTGGCGGTGCTGCAGTTGAAGGATGTGGATGGTTCCAGCCTGAACGGGTACAACAGCTCCATCAATGTGGTGGGCGAGAAGACCGTCCTGGTCCATGCCCGCGACTGGGGACGCTACGACTACACGACCTACAGGTACGTCTATCGTTCGGGCCTGTGGCGCAGCGACGATGCCGGCCAGACCTGGACGCGTCAGGCTGCCACCGGTCTCGAAAGTTCGACCGACTCGCTGCAGGTTCGGGCTCTGGATGCCAGTGCCACCAAGTTGATCGCACAGTCCGGCCTTCGTCTCTTCCGTTCCGAAGACGGTGGAGCCAGCTGGGCCGCCGCCACACCCGGCACGCTGTACTCGTTGCGCAATCTGACCGTTGTCGGATCGAAGGTGTACGCCATGATGGCCGGCGTTCCCATGGTCAGCGAGGACCTTGGCCGCAATTGGAAGTCGCTGTCGCTGCCTGCCAGCCTCAAGAACATCGGCCTCTACAACTCGACCGAGCTTCGTTTGGTGGGTGCGGCCTTGATGTTGATCGATGCGCAGCTGGGCTCTTACATCAGCCTCGATGAGGGTGTCACCTGGGAAGTGCTGCGCCCCGGTGACAGCAGTTCCAGCGGTTCGCCGCATTCGGTGGCCTTCCGCGATGCCAAGAATGGCGCCATGGTCAATGTCCGAGGCGAGCTGTATCTGAGCGCCGACGGCGGCAAGACCTGGAAGCTGAAACGCAACGACCTGGCCGCCAATTTCAATCCCTATGCCTACGGCCGTTTGCAGTTCACCAGCGCCAAGACCGGCTACCTGCTGAGTCTGGATCGCCGTCTCTACAAGACCACCGACGCGGGCGAGACCTGGAGCTCGAGTCTTGGAAGCACCCTGTGGTCGATCATGGCCTTCACGGATGACAGCAAGGGCTGGACCCGGTCCGATGACGGCAAGTTCTGGATCACGCGCGATGGCAGCAACAGTTTTGCGCCCATGGCCTCGCCCAGCTTCGCGCCCAACGATGTGCGCGTCGAAGGTGAGAGTGCCCTGATCGCGGTGGGGGCGAGCGGCGGCATTGCCCAGAGCAGCGATGGTGGCAAGACCTGGTCGCAGCGCTACACCGGTATTGGTGAGTCGCTGTACAAGATCTACACCTTGGACGCCAAGACCTACTGGGCCATCGGTGCCGCTGGCACCGTGCTGCGCTCCGACGACGCCGGCGTGAGCTGGACCAAGCAACTGGTGCCTGTGCCTTCGCAAGCCGGCCTGCTCGACATCCAGTTCCTGGATGCAAAGAACGGCTGGATCGTCGGTGAGCAAGGCACCATCCTGGTGACCCGCGACGGTGGCAAGACCTGGACCCCGCAGGCCTCGGGCACGCGCAAGTCGCTGTTCTCGGTGCAGATCTTGGACATCCGAACCGGCTGGATCGTCGGCGCCGAAGGCACCTTGCTGGCCACCGGATCGGGCGGCAACTGA
- a CDS encoding oxygenase MpaB family protein: MRAARHSEAATVQALYYGARRRRMFRIGTYLALIRAMAVGELVQVFYSHSELVPRTQARLARTRNTLRELICHGLGSPQGQAALQRLRAAHAPVRAEADDFRYVLALFMLEPLRWNAAHGGTPLSEAEQTLLLDFWAQVGEAMGIPEVRLSPAQWLDFQQRYEARHWRFTPEGQRLASACLQEVVTLSLPHGSRSLFRQLMRVSMDPALAALLQLPVAAGPVAWALRSWLRWTTP, from the coding sequence TTGCGCGCGGCTCGCCATTCCGAGGCAGCCACCGTCCAGGCGCTGTACTACGGCGCCCGGCGGCGCCGCATGTTCCGCATCGGCACCTATCTGGCCCTGATCCGGGCCATGGCGGTGGGCGAGCTGGTGCAGGTGTTCTACAGCCACAGCGAGCTGGTGCCGCGCACCCAAGCGCGCCTGGCCCGTACGCGCAACACCTTGCGCGAGCTGATCTGCCATGGCCTGGGTTCGCCGCAAGGCCAGGCGGCGCTGCAGCGCTTGCGCGCCGCCCATGCGCCGGTGCGGGCCGAAGCCGACGATTTCCGCTATGTGCTGGCGCTCTTCATGCTGGAGCCCCTGCGCTGGAACGCCGCCCACGGCGGCACGCCGCTGAGCGAGGCCGAGCAGACCCTGCTGCTGGATTTCTGGGCCCAGGTGGGCGAGGCCATGGGCATTCCCGAGGTCCGCCTGAGCCCGGCGCAGTGGCTGGACTTTCAGCAGCGTTACGAGGCGCGGCACTGGCGCTTCACGCCCGAGGGCCAGCGCCTGGCGTCCGCTTGTTTGCAGGAGGTGGTGACGCTGTCTTTGCCGCACGGCAGCCGGTCCTTGTTCCGGCAGCTGATGCGGGTCAGCATGGACCCGGCCTTGGCGGCGCTGCTGCAGCTGCCCGTCGCGGCAGGGCCGGTCGCCTGGGCCTTGCGCAGCTGGCTGCGCTGGACCACGCCCTGA
- a CDS encoding substrate-binding periplasmic protein, giving the protein MLLQLLALAGLGFGGAGGRGLRAQESALRVVGSADPPYRVFGADGPSGLYFDLMREAARRLAWPVSFIEVPSARAFKMMENGEADLMLGPLLTPERQRFLSYTQVLLPAEDKVFYGRPDAPPLRRLADLEGRMIAVHRGKRYGAAFDALPGLRLQEVNDYRVALDMVALGRVDLAVVPERQGDPLLRQRRLDLRKQALRLEGETAYLVLSRRSPWLARQAQLEHAFQAMRDDGSWQRLVAAYR; this is encoded by the coding sequence GTGCTGCTCCAGCTGCTGGCCCTGGCCGGCCTGGGATTCGGCGGCGCCGGCGGGCGCGGTTTGCGGGCGCAGGAGTCCGCCTTGCGGGTGGTCGGCAGTGCCGACCCACCGTATCGGGTGTTCGGTGCGGACGGCCCTTCAGGCCTCTACTTTGATCTCATGCGCGAGGCGGCGAGGCGTCTGGCTTGGCCCGTGAGTTTCATCGAGGTGCCCTCGGCGCGGGCCTTCAAGATGATGGAAAACGGCGAGGCCGACCTCATGCTGGGGCCCTTGCTGACCCCCGAGCGCCAGCGGTTTCTGAGCTACACCCAGGTTCTTTTGCCAGCCGAGGACAAGGTGTTTTATGGCCGGCCGGATGCACCGCCCCTGCGCCGACTCGCGGATCTGGAAGGGCGAATGATCGCAGTCCACCGCGGCAAGCGCTATGGCGCAGCATTCGACGCGCTGCCGGGGCTGCGCTTGCAAGAGGTCAACGACTACCGCGTCGCGCTCGACATGGTGGCTCTGGGCCGCGTGGACCTGGCCGTGGTACCCGAACGCCAGGGCGACCCCCTGCTGCGTCAGCGGCGGCTGGACCTGCGCAAGCAGGCCCTGCGGCTGGAGGGCGAAACTGCCTACCTCGTGCTGTCGCGCCGTTCGCCTTGGCTGGCCCGCCAGGCGCAGTTGGAGCACGCATTTCAGGCCATGCGGGACGATGGCAGCTGGCAGCGTCTGGTGGCGGCCTATCGCTGA
- a CDS encoding alpha/beta hydrolase translates to MKSKGPVLFVAALLGAVLLMGPRNADQAWLPPDTVAPLPSQLDQLDAHLAAAEARLGDVTPGAEKHIVWGPAGRQRAPWVVVYLHGFSATRQELAPVPELIAKELGGHVYYARLSGHGRPGAAMGQMTVSEWKADALEALAIGHQLGERVLVMGTSTGATLSAWLALRPEAKDVAGWVMVSPNFGPKNAWASVINWPWGRVLARWIHGETSRWTPNSPAKARYWTHEYPTSALFPMMALVARVRDSALENVKAPLLMMLSPRDQVIDVQAARQAFERFSHPGKRLVEVDYSQSPNQHVLAGDIESPQSNAPMVAQVLEFVRTLK, encoded by the coding sequence TTGAAGTCCAAAGGCCCGGTCCTCTTTGTCGCTGCCCTGCTGGGCGCTGTGCTGCTGATGGGGCCGCGCAACGCCGACCAAGCCTGGTTGCCGCCGGACACGGTGGCGCCGCTGCCTTCGCAGCTGGACCAGCTCGACGCCCACCTGGCCGCTGCCGAGGCGCGCCTGGGCGACGTCACGCCGGGCGCCGAGAAGCACATCGTCTGGGGCCCGGCCGGCCGCCAGCGCGCGCCCTGGGTGGTGGTCTATCTGCATGGCTTCAGCGCCACGCGGCAAGAGCTGGCCCCGGTGCCCGAGCTGATCGCCAAGGAGCTGGGTGGCCATGTCTACTACGCCCGCCTGTCCGGCCACGGCCGCCCCGGCGCGGCCATGGGCCAGATGACGGTCAGCGAGTGGAAGGCCGACGCGCTGGAAGCCCTGGCCATTGGCCATCAGCTGGGCGAGCGTGTGCTGGTCATGGGCACCTCGACCGGCGCCACTTTGTCGGCCTGGCTGGCCTTGCGGCCCGAGGCCAAGGATGTGGCCGGCTGGGTCATGGTCTCGCCCAATTTCGGGCCCAAGAACGCCTGGGCCTCGGTCATCAACTGGCCCTGGGGCCGGGTGCTGGCCCGCTGGATCCACGGCGAAACCAGCCGCTGGACGCCCAACAGCCCGGCCAAGGCCCGCTACTGGACGCACGAGTACCCGACCTCGGCCCTGTTCCCCATGATGGCCCTGGTGGCCCGGGTGCGCGACAGCGCGCTCGAGAACGTCAAGGCGCCCTTGCTGATGATGCTCTCGCCGCGCGACCAGGTCATTGACGTGCAGGCCGCGCGCCAGGCTTTTGAGCGCTTCAGCCACCCGGGCAAGCGCCTGGTCGAGGTGGACTACAGCCAGAGCCCCAACCAGCATGTGCTGGCCGGTGACATCGAGTCGCCCCAGTCCAATGCGCCTATGGTGGCCCAGGTGCTGGAGTTTGTCCGCACGCTGAAGTGA
- the queA gene encoding tRNA preQ1(34) S-adenosylmethionine ribosyltransferase-isomerase QueA, with the protein MSFSSSSSSSSVTPQYTVSDFDFELPPELIAQHPAAERSGSRLLDGRSDVPVDRVFRELPDLLNPGDLLVFNNTKVIKARMYGAKATGGSVEALIERVLPGTQEVWAHVRASKSPKPGSWIRFNEAFDAEVLGRCGPDGGMFHLRFPSDPFALLEQHGHVPLPPYIEHADEADDVRRYQTVFAREPGAVAAPTAALHFDEALLARMSERGIASAHVTLHVGAGTFQPVRVEHLSEHKMHSEWFEVPAETVAAVAACRARGGRVVAVGTTTLRALESAAQGGELVAGARETEIFITPGFPFRVVDSLVTNFHLPKSTLMMLVSALAGHGRVMALYRHAIAQRYRFFSYGDAMLLQRAGD; encoded by the coding sequence ATGTCTTTTTCTTCTTCTTCGTCCTCCTCTTCCGTCACGCCCCAGTACACCGTCAGCGATTTCGATTTCGAACTGCCGCCCGAGCTGATCGCCCAGCATCCGGCGGCCGAGCGCAGCGGTTCGCGCCTGCTTGATGGCCGCAGCGATGTGCCGGTGGACCGCGTGTTTCGCGAGCTGCCCGATCTGCTCAACCCCGGCGACCTGCTGGTCTTCAACAACACCAAGGTGATCAAGGCCCGCATGTACGGCGCCAAGGCGACCGGTGGCTCGGTCGAGGCGCTGATCGAACGGGTGCTGCCCGGCACGCAGGAGGTCTGGGCCCATGTGCGGGCCAGCAAATCGCCCAAGCCGGGCAGCTGGATCCGCTTCAACGAAGCGTTTGATGCCGAGGTGCTGGGCCGCTGCGGCCCCGACGGCGGCATGTTCCATCTGCGCTTTCCCAGCGACCCCTTTGCCCTGCTGGAACAGCATGGCCATGTGCCGCTGCCGCCTTACATCGAGCATGCCGACGAGGCCGACGATGTGCGCCGCTACCAGACCGTGTTCGCCCGTGAGCCCGGCGCGGTGGCCGCGCCGACCGCCGCCCTGCATTTCGACGAAGCCCTGCTGGCCCGCATGAGCGAGCGCGGCATCGCCTCGGCCCATGTCACCTTGCACGTGGGCGCCGGCACCTTCCAGCCCGTGCGCGTCGAGCACTTGAGCGAGCACAAGATGCACAGCGAATGGTTCGAGGTGCCGGCTGAGACGGTGGCCGCCGTGGCCGCCTGCCGGGCCCGCGGCGGCCGGGTGGTGGCTGTGGGCACGACCACGCTGCGCGCGCTGGAGTCAGCCGCCCAGGGCGGCGAGCTGGTGGCCGGGGCGCGCGAGACCGAGATCTTCATCACGCCTGGCTTCCCCTTCCGCGTGGTCGACAGCCTGGTCACCAACTTCCACTTGCCCAAGAGCACCTTGATGATGCTGGTCAGCGCCTTGGCCGGCCATGGGCGGGTGATGGCGCTCTACCGCCACGCGATTGCGCAGCGCTACCGCTTCTTCAGCTACGGCGATGCCATGCTGCTGCAGCGCGCCGGCGACTGA
- a CDS encoding TraR/DksA family transcriptional regulator has protein sequence MTPRLNATQIQQLREELLRRQRELERELDEQLGALSRVEHAREALLQDGDGNSQREPALDASREVDLARSDQTLQSLRELIAALGALDHEDFGLCQDCGEAIAFARLQASPSSRRCLQCQAQHEGAQPHLH, from the coding sequence ATGACGCCACGCCTCAACGCCACCCAGATTCAACAGCTGCGCGAGGAATTGCTGCGCCGGCAGCGCGAGCTGGAACGTGAACTCGACGAACAGCTGGGCGCGCTGAGCCGGGTCGAACATGCGCGCGAAGCCTTGCTGCAGGACGGCGATGGCAACAGCCAGCGTGAGCCGGCGCTGGATGCCAGCCGCGAAGTCGATCTGGCGCGCAGCGACCAGACCCTGCAATCGCTGCGCGAGCTGATCGCCGCCCTGGGGGCCCTGGATCACGAGGACTTCGGTCTTTGCCAGGACTGCGGCGAGGCGATTGCGTTCGCCCGCCTCCAGGCCAGCCCCAGCAGCCGGCGCTGCCTGCAGTGCCAGGCCCAGCATGAAGGCGCGCAACCCCATCTGCACTGA
- a CDS encoding amino acid aminotransferase has product MFKHVDAYAGDPILSLNEAFQKDSRPGKINLSIGIYFDDEGRIPMLDSVRKAELAVVADAGARPYLPMEGAANFRNAVQGLLFGENHPARAEGRIVTIQSVGSSGGLKVGADFIKRYFPASAIYVSDPTWDNHRAVFEGSGIEVKTYPYYDAATGGVRFADMLESIRALPAKSVVLLHACCHNPTGVDLSPMQWDELIPVLKERELLPFLDLAYQGYGDGIDEDAFAIRAMLDAGLSFFVANSFSKSMSLYGERCGALSVVCPDAAQAALVLGQMKFMIRRNYSNPPLHGGQIVARVLSDPQLRSLWEGEVTEMRERIHAMRNALYEVLTAKLPGRNFDYFLTQRGMFSYTGLTAAQVDRLKDEFGVYLVRSGRMCVAGLNNKNVEATASAMAAVLA; this is encoded by the coding sequence ATGTTCAAGCACGTTGACGCCTACGCCGGCGACCCCATCCTGAGCCTCAACGAGGCGTTCCAGAAGGACAGCCGCCCGGGCAAGATCAATCTGTCCATCGGCATCTATTTCGACGACGAAGGCCGCATCCCCATGCTGGATTCGGTCCGCAAGGCCGAGCTGGCCGTGGTGGCCGATGCCGGCGCCCGCCCCTACCTGCCGATGGAAGGCGCGGCCAATTTCCGCAACGCCGTGCAAGGCCTGCTCTTCGGTGAAAACCACCCGGCCCGCGCCGAAGGCCGCATCGTCACCATCCAGAGCGTGGGCTCCAGCGGTGGCCTCAAAGTCGGCGCTGATTTCATCAAGCGCTACTTCCCGGCCAGCGCCATCTATGTGTCCGACCCGACCTGGGACAACCACCGCGCGGTGTTCGAAGGCTCGGGCATCGAGGTCAAGACCTACCCGTACTACGACGCCGCCACCGGCGGCGTGCGCTTTGCGGACATGCTGGAATCCATCCGCGCCCTGCCGGCCAAGAGCGTGGTGCTGCTGCACGCCTGCTGCCACAACCCGACCGGCGTGGACCTGAGCCCCATGCAGTGGGACGAGCTGATCCCGGTGTTGAAAGAGCGCGAGCTGCTGCCCTTCCTGGACCTGGCCTACCAGGGCTATGGCGACGGCATCGACGAAGATGCCTTTGCCATCCGCGCCATGCTGGACGCCGGCCTGTCCTTCTTCGTCGCCAACAGCTTCTCCAAGAGCATGAGCCTGTACGGCGAGCGCTGCGGCGCATTGAGCGTGGTCTGCCCCGATGCGGCCCAGGCGGCCCTGGTGCTGGGTCAGATGAAGTTCATGATCCGCCGCAACTACTCGAACCCGCCGCTGCACGGTGGCCAGATCGTCGCCCGTGTGCTCAGCGACCCGCAGCTGCGCAGCCTCTGGGAAGGCGAAGTGACCGAGATGCGTGAGCGCATCCACGCCATGCGCAACGCTTTGTACGAGGTGCTGACGGCCAAGCTGCCGGGCCGCAACTTCGACTACTTCCTGACCCAGCGCGGCATGTTCAGCTACACCGGCCTGACCGCCGCCCAGGTGGACCGTCTGAAGGACGAGTTCGGCGTCTACCTGGTGCGCTCGGGCCGCATGTGCGTGGCTGGCCTGAACAACAAGAACGTCGAGGCCACGGCCAGTGCCATGGCCGCTGTGCTGGCTTGA
- a CDS encoding substrate-binding periplasmic protein — translation MRRRECTLAGLSVYLGLGIAAAQTRPMAALPSAPLQAFTEHLPPLNFQDEAGQTAGFSSELLRMMAAQARLELDIQVQPWPRAVQAAAAQSNSILYSLTRLPEREGKYRWVGPISERRIMLYSLSKRRDIPALKDLKDLRELPQLRGLKVGVVRESAAARQLQSEGLRAGEELELALDDGSNLRKLLASRMDLIVLLDWAAAWHLKQLRLDYSTLRPVLELDTRRSYWYGLHPDSDDRVVLALQAALDQLRRDGRYARLRQRYFS, via the coding sequence ATGCGCCGTCGTGAATGCACGCTGGCCGGCCTGAGCGTCTACTTGGGCCTGGGCATCGCTGCCGCGCAGACGCGGCCCATGGCCGCCCTGCCCTCAGCCCCTCTGCAAGCATTCACCGAGCACCTGCCGCCCCTGAACTTCCAGGACGAAGCGGGCCAGACCGCCGGCTTCAGCAGCGAACTCCTGCGCATGATGGCCGCTCAGGCACGCCTGGAGCTGGACATCCAGGTCCAGCCCTGGCCGCGTGCCGTGCAAGCGGCCGCGGCACAAAGCAACAGCATTCTTTACTCGCTGACCCGCCTGCCCGAACGCGAGGGCAAGTACCGCTGGGTCGGCCCGATCAGCGAGCGCCGCATCATGCTCTACAGCCTGAGCAAGCGCCGCGACATTCCGGCCCTGAAGGACTTGAAAGACCTGCGCGAACTGCCCCAGCTGCGCGGGCTCAAGGTCGGCGTGGTGCGCGAATCGGCGGCCGCGCGCCAGCTACAAAGCGAGGGCCTGCGCGCCGGCGAGGAGCTGGAGCTGGCGCTCGATGACGGCAGCAATCTGCGCAAGCTGCTGGCCAGCCGCATGGACCTGATCGTGCTGCTCGACTGGGCCGCCGCATGGCACCTCAAGCAGCTGCGCCTGGACTACAGCACCCTGCGCCCAGTGTTGGAGCTGGACACCCGCCGCAGCTACTGGTACGGCCTGCATCCGGACAGCGACGATCGCGTGGTGCTCGCCCTGCAGGCGGCGCTCGATCAGCTGCGCCGCGACGGCCGCTACGCGCGGCTGCGCCAGCGTTACTTCAGCTAA
- a CDS encoding YitT family protein yields MRSEEEVDVPAPAAPAPAAGPSRASAPYFDPSIHAHTAFEDAQAIFTGVLFVSLALILFAQVGLLTGGTAGAAFVLHYATGISLGKLFFIINIPFYWFAWQRMGREFTLKTFIAIAWLSALTEWSPKLFAIERLHPAYAAVLGGLLLGSGCLFLARHRASLGGATIVSLYLQHAKGWRAGKVQMGIDCVIVLCALTVVDPTRVAYSVLAAVVMNLFIAVNHKPGRYAVL; encoded by the coding sequence ATGCGTTCCGAAGAAGAAGTTGATGTTCCCGCTCCTGCTGCGCCGGCTCCTGCGGCCGGCCCGTCCCGCGCCAGCGCGCCGTATTTCGATCCCAGCATTCATGCCCACACCGCGTTTGAAGATGCCCAGGCCATCTTCACCGGCGTGCTTTTCGTGTCCCTGGCCCTGATCCTGTTTGCCCAGGTCGGCCTGCTGACCGGCGGCACGGCCGGCGCCGCGTTTGTGCTGCATTACGCCACCGGCATCAGCCTGGGCAAGCTGTTCTTCATCATCAACATCCCCTTTTACTGGTTTGCCTGGCAGCGCATGGGGCGCGAGTTCACACTCAAGACCTTCATCGCCATCGCCTGGCTGTCGGCGCTGACCGAGTGGTCGCCCAAGCTCTTCGCCATCGAGCGCCTGCACCCGGCTTATGCCGCCGTGCTGGGCGGCTTGCTGCTCGGCTCGGGCTGCCTGTTTCTGGCCCGGCATCGTGCCAGCCTGGGCGGCGCCACCATCGTGTCGCTCTACCTCCAGCATGCGAAAGGCTGGCGGGCCGGCAAGGTGCAGATGGGCATCGACTGCGTGATCGTGCTGTGCGCGCTGACCGTGGTGGACCCGACCCGCGTGGCCTATTCGGTGCTGGCGGCGGTGGTGATGAACCTCTTCATCGCCGTCAACCACAAGCCGGGTCGTTACGCCGTGCTTTGA